Sequence from the Symbiopectobacterium purcellii genome:
GAACGGCGCCAAAATTTCATCGATGCGGTTAATGGTGGTACCGCCGTAGATGTGGCTTGCCACCTGCGCGATGATTTGTGCCGTCACCGCTGTCGCGGTTGAGATGGATTTCGGCGGCTCAATCTCCGCATTGCCCATCTTGAACCCTTTGGTCAACATGCCTTCAAGATCGATCAGCATACAGTTGAACATCGGGAAGAACAGGGAGTAGTCCAGATCGTGGTAGTGAATTTCACCGCGTTCATGGGCAAGCACCACGTCGCGCGGCAGGATATGTTGCTTGGCATAGTGTTTGGCAACGATACCGGCCAGCAGGTCGCGCTGGGTGGGGATCACTTTACTGTCTTTGTTGGCGTTCTCGTTAAGCAGAGCCATGTTGCTCTGTTCAACCAGACCACGAATTTCCTGATTCAAGCGGCCGCGCTGTTCGCGGGCGACATCACGATCGTGACGGTACTCAATGTAGGTACGTGCAAGCTGCTTATACTGGCCAGACATCAGCAGGTTTTCAACGGCGTTCTGGATATCGCGGATATCCACACGTGCTTTCCCTTGCATTTGTTGAGCGACCGCACAGGCCACAGTTGCACAGTAATCTGTATCATCAACTCCTGCTGCATGCGCAGCACGTTCGACCGCCTGCTTGATGAGCATCTCATCAAAAGGCACCTGGCAACCGTCCCGTTTAATCACTACTGGTTTCAACGTTCGTTCCTCAGAGTTGTCCACAAGCGGAATCCGCAGCGGACAAGGGCTGCGGGGGGTTGTGGATGATATTGTGGATAAGTACTACATGTAGTGTCTGTATTTATGATAGACACTATATGTAGTTTTGGGTGAAAAGAAATTCGCGATTTATTGACCTGGAACAAAGAATTTCGAGCAGCGTAGAAAGGGTGTGCAATGGCGTTGAGCGAAATAAAAATAATATATTGATTTGATTAGTAGTTTTTTATCTCTGCGCCATAAGGCAAATGACGAACAAAAAAGCATAATAAACGTAGGGAAATAACAATAAGCAGGGCAATAATATCGCGGGGTATGTCTGTGTTTCCTGATGAATCACGACCAGGGACGCGCCTACGGCTTACGCCGCTATGACCCCATCGCCGCACTTTACCTAACAACGCGCGTTGTCATCAGTCTGACGGGGCGACGGTCTCGCCCCGAGCTGCACCAATCGATGCTTAGCGGCGTACTGCGATGGCTTCGATTTCGATCTTCACATCTTTCGGCAGACGCGCCACTTCCACACAGGAGCGTGCCGGGAACGGTGCCTGATGTTGAGTGAAGAAGGCTTCGTAAGTGGCGTTAACGGTGGCGAAATCTTGCAGGTCTTTCACAAATACCGTGGTTTTCACGATATCGGCAACTTTCAGGCCTGCCGCTTCCACAATGGCCTGCACGTTTTCAAGAGACTGACGCGTTTGGGCGACGATGTCCTCGGCAATCAGGCCGCTTTTCGGGTTTACCGGGATCTGACCGGAAGTGATGATCATGCTGCCCAGATCGACACCTTGTACATAAGGGCCGATAGCGGCTGGGGCGTGTTCCGTGCTGATGCTACGTGACATGGTTTCTCCTGAATTTCGACGTGACGGTTTTCGAAGGGACAATTCCCGCCGGGCCTGCGCCGGGCGGGATACAGCTTACCATTATTCAGAAAAGCGCGACGCAGGCAATGGCGTTGATTCTCCTGCGCGCGCCGCACGGTGGCTTAGCGGTCAGCCAGCACGGCCTGACGTTCAAACTCTTTCTCGCAGTATTTGCACTTGAGGTGCGCATCGCCATCGCGTTGTTTGACGCTGAACGATGAGGTGACGGGCTCACTGCGGCTGATGCAGTTGCTGTTCGGGCAGGTCAGCACGCCATCAATACGTTCCGGCAGGCTGGGAACCAGCTTACGTACCACCGCGTAGTCGTCAATCTGGTTGACGGTCGCCTGCGGGGCGTAGATCGCCAACTGGTTAGCCTGCTGCTCTGTCAGGAAGATGTTCTCTATCTTGATCAGATCCTTGCGCCCCAGATGATTGGACGGCAGGTTCAGCCCGATGGTGATGCGCTGGTCGGTGGCGGTCAGCTTGAACAGCGTCAGCAGCTTGAAGCCAACCTGCGCTGGGATATGGTCGATAACGGTGCCGCGTTTGATGGCTTCAACCTGTAATTTGTTATCCTGAGTCATGATGCTTTCCCCTCTCACAGAACCAGTTCGCGATTTAATACCAGCGCCAACAGCGCCTGACGTGCAAAGATGCCGTTGCCTGCCTGTTGGAAGTAATAGGCGTAAGGCGTGCTGTCGACATCCGTCGTTATCTCATCCACGCGCGGCAGCGGATGCAGCACTTTCAGATTGTCGCGGGCAGTCTCCAGATCGGCGGCGCGCAGCACAAACTGCGATTTGATATTGATGTATTCGGACGGGTCCAGCCGCTCTTTCTGTACGCGCGTCATGTACAGAATATCCAGCTCCGATACCACCTCTTCAATGCTGGTGTGCAGGCTATAGGTGATGTTCTTCTCTTCCAGCATCGCCAGAATGTAATCCGGCATCGCCAGTGCGTCGGGGGCGATAAAGTAGAAGCGGTTACCGTCGAATTTCGCCAATGCCTGCGTCAAAGAGTGCACGGTACGGCCATATTTCAGGTCACCGACCATGGCGATATTGATGTTATTCAAACGGCCCTGGGTTTCCTGAATGGTGAACAGGTCGAGCAGGGTTTGCGTCGGGTGCTGGTTAGCACCGTCTCCGGCGTTGAGCACCGGAACGCCGCTGGAGAACTCGGTGGCAAGACGCGCCGCGCCTTCCTGCGGGTGGCGCATCACAATGGCATCCACATAGTGGCCGATAACTGAGATGGTATCCGCTAGTGTCTCGCCCTTCTTGCCGAGCGACGTGTTGTTACTGTCAGCAAAACCGACCACGGAAGCGCCCAGACGGTGCATCGCAGTTTCAAAAGAGAGCCGGGTGCGCGTCGAGGCCTCAAAGAAACAGCTGGCGATCACTTTATGTTTTAACAACTCCGGCTGCGGCTTAGCTTTCAGGCTGGCGGCCACCTGCAACGCCAGTTCCAAATCTTCACGGGTGAGGTCGTTAATCGAGATGATGTGTTTTTGATAAAGCGGATTGACCATGTTTGCTTTTCTCCTAACGGTGAGCCCTGAAACATTTTTCTCTCGTCCAGCCGCTGTCGGTCGACGAGGTTCGCCCGGTATAACAGGCAAAAAAAAGCCCCTTCAACGAGGGGCTTTTTTTAAACGATCGGTGATTGCCGGAAAAGAGGCGGCGCGCTGACGAAAAAAGGGGTCAGCAGCGTGATAAATACAGCATGTGGTGATGCAAGCGCACATGGTTCCTCCTGGCAAATTGTGGCGCATTATACGCGCGAGATTCGCTATTTCAAGCGCTAATTTATGCGCGATAATCGCATTTTTAGTGTTTGGCAATCGGTTGCTTATGGAAAACCTTACGCGTTCGACCCATGAAAATAAAGGGGATAGGTAGCACTTTTGCCACTGTAGACTAGCGAGAATGCCTATGGCGGAGTATAAAGTTCGCTAAAACGACGTTTTACTTTTCACGAGAGGACTTACTATGATCACCGGGAATATCCACCAGCTTGAATTGGTTCCTTATCTGCCTGCCAAACTGCGCGAAGCGATCGAGTACGTAAAAGCCAACATTACGGCTGATACCCCGCTGGGCAAGCACGATGTCGATGGCAACAACGTGTTTGTGCTGGTTTCCAACGACAGCACTGAAGCGTTTGAACAGCGTCGTGCCGAATACCATGCCAAATATCTGGATATTCAGATTGTGCTCAACGGCGTTGAAGGCATGACCTTCAGCAACCTGCCTGCGGGTACGCCTGACACCGATTGGTTGGCGGATAAAGACATCGCGTTTTTGTCTGCCGGTGAGCAGGAAAAAACCTTTGTCATGCAACCGGGTGATTTTGTTGTCTTCTTCCCAGGCGAAGTGCACAAGCCGCTGTGTGCCGTGGGTGAACCTGCACGCGTGCGCAAAGCCGTCGTGAAGATCGACGCGTCACTGGTGCTGTAATCTTGTTACTGTGCGCGACGCCGGGAACGTTCGGTGCCGCGCACGGTGCGTCATTGGGATAATTGATCCCTCTCCGTCAATTCATCCATAATCACCTATATAAATATCGTCCCGTCCAGTGATGCTGCGGTTTGTGCCGTCTCCTCGCTGACCGTTGATGATGGCCTCGCCGTGACTGCGCGCGTCCTAAGGAAGGAGTTAACATGGTTACGATACAGGATGTGGCGAAAAAGGCGGGCGTATCCAAAGCGACGGTGTCCCGCGTGCTCAACGGTAAAAACGTGGTGCGTGAAGATATGCGGCAGCGCGTGTTTCGCGCCATTGAGGAAACCGGGTTTAGTCCAAACCTGCTGGCCCGCCAGCTGGCCACCCGCAAAACCAACTCGATGGGTTTGGTGATCACCAACTCTCTGTATCAGGGGCCGTTTTTTTCAGAAATGACGTATCAGGCGGCGTCATGCAGTGAAAAGCATCAGCGCCAACTGATTTTGGCGGATGGCAAAAACAGTGCGGAGGATGAGCGCAATGCTATCGGTATGCTGCTGGCGCTGCGCTGCGAAGCCATTATCGTTTATCCCAAATTCTTATCGGCAGAGGCATTGGAAACGCTGATCGAGCAGCATGAGACGCCGATCATCGTGATTAACCGTAAACTGCCCCATCACCAGAATCACGCGGTGTATATCGAGCACTACCACAGCAGCCAACTGATGACACACTATCTGCTTGAACAGGGGCATAGGCGCATCGCCTTTATTGCCGGGCTGCCCGGTTCTCCATCTGGTGAACAGCGGCTTGCCGGATTCCTTGATACGCTGAAAGCGGCGGGTATCGAACATGATGAGGCGTTACTTTTGGAAGGGGACTGGACGCCAGAGAGCGGCTATCGCGCCGCCCAAACGCTGCTGGCGCGTAATCTGGACGTCACCTGTGTGCTGGCAGCCAATGATGATATGGCGATTGGCGCGGCGAAGGTGTTTCTTGATGCCGGAATGCGGGTGCCGCAGGATATGTCGTTGGCGGGATTCGATGACATGCTGATTGGGCGCTACTTTTCTCCCGCCTTAACGACGGTGCATGTGCCGATTGTCGCCATGATTCAGGATGCCATTGGCCGTCTGGTGGCGGCGTCACAAGGCGATGCCATGCCGACACCGCCTTGTCACCATCAAGGACGTTTGGTCATCCGAGAGTCCGTCGCCAGGCGCTGAGCATGGCGCGCCGCGCGACCTTTACTCTTGGCCGAGCGTGGCGACCATCACCGCTTTGATGGTGTGCATGCGGTTTTCTGCCTGATCGAACACAATGCTGTGTGCTGATTCAAACACCTCGTCGGTCACTTCCATGCCGCCGTGCAAACCATACTGCTCGGCCATCTGCTTGCCGATGGTGGTGTGATCGTCATGGAACGCGGGCAGGCAGTGCAAGAATTTCACCTGCGGGTTACCGGTGGCGGCGAGCATCGCCATATTGACCTGATAGGGTTTTAGCAGCGCAATCCGCTCCTGCCACACCTCTTTGGCCTCTCCCATGGAAACCCACACGTCGGTGTAGATGAAATCAGCACCGGCCACGCCTGCGGCGATATCTTCTGTCAACGTGATTTTCCCGCCCGTCAGTGCGGCAGCAGCACGGCACTCGGCCACCAGATTGGCATCGGGCCAGCAAGCTTTGGGCGCGACCAAACGCAGATCCAAACCGGTCAACGCAGCGGCTTCCAGCATGGTATTACCCATGTTGTTACGCGCATCGCCCGCGTAGACCAGCGTCATGTCGCTAAAAGCGCGCTCAGGCAGATGCTCCTGCATGGTCAGTAAATCCGCCAGCAGCTGTGTCGGGTGAAATTCGTTGGTCAGCCCGTTCCATACCGGTACACCGGCGTACTCCGCTAGTGTTTCCACCAGTGCCTGACCGTAACCACGGTATTGAATACCATCATAAATTCTGCCCAGTACGCGGGCGGTATCCTTCATCGACTCTTTGTGGCCGATCTGGCTGCCGCTGGGGCCGAGATACGTGACGCGCGCGCCCTGATCGTATGCAGCAACTTCGAAAGAGCAACGAGTACGGGTCGAATCTTTTTCGAAGATGAGTGCGATGTTTTTATTTTGCAGGTAGCGTTTTTCTGTGCCGTTCTTTTTGCCGGCTTTTAGTTGGGCAGATAAGGTTAACAGTGCGCCGATCTCAGCGGGGGAAAAATCCATTAATCTTAAGAAGTGACGCTGGTGAAACGAGTTCATTGTAGTTATCTCCATGTGGCTCAACGCTGTTGGTTGAATTAAAATTCACTTTATATGTTTAATTATTCAATTTCAAGGGGCGGCGTCAAACTTTATGGTGGAGAGGGCGTCGGGGGTGTGGGAGAATACGGTAATAACGTAGAGATTAACGGGGGACAGACTCATGGCAAACCGCGATTTACTGGACGAACAACGGGAAGAAACGCGCCTGATCATCGAAGAACTGCTGGATGATGGTAGCGATCCGGACGCACTGTACACTATCGAACACCACTTTTCGGCAGAAAACTTTGACGCGTTGGAAAAGGTCGCTGTTGATGCCTTTAAAATGGGCTACGAAGTGACGGACGCGGAAGAGTTGGAAGTGGAAGAGGGCAAACTGCTGATGTGCTGCGACGCCATTAGCGAAGTGGCGCTCAATGCCGAGCTGATTGATGAGCAGGTAGAACAGTTAATCGAACTGGCTGCGCGTCACAACGTCAATTACGACGGGTGGGGCACCTACTTCGAAGATCCGGATGGTGAAGACGGCGAAGAGGGTGAAGAAGGCGAAGACGACGATTTTTATGATGAGGACGATGACGGCAAGCGTCATTAATGTCTCGCAGGCATGCCGAAGTGGCCTTCGGCATGCTGTCTTAGAGTTGCTTGAGCATGGTGACTTCGCAGTCACCGTGACCGGTGTTGCCCATCGCGTGCGGAATGTGTTCAAACCCCAGTTTGCGATATAGCGCAATCGCCTGTGTCAATGTGCTGGTGGTTTCCAGATAGCAGCGTCGGAATCCCTTCTGGCGAGCGAAATCGAGTGCTTGCAGCGCCAATTGGCGCGCCAACCCTTTACCACGCAAGACCGGCAAAAAGTACATCTTTTGCAGTTCACACACGTCTGCTTCCCCCTCCTGTAAAGGGGCGACACCGCCGCCGCCGACCACTTCACCGTCGTATTCAATGACCCAATAAGCGCTATTTGGCTGATTGTACAACTGAAACAGGTTATCCAGGTTTCCCTTATCTGCCGTCAGGCCAAATTCCGCAGAAACACGGCGGATCACTGCCGCAATGGCGGCATTGTCCTGTGCGGTAATGGGGCGCATTCGCAAAGAAAGGGAAAGGGCGATTGTCATGGTGCTTACTCTTACTGATAGGGGCTAATTACATTTTCTTACGCTGTAATAGCATTGAACGGGGTTTTTGTGCAATACCGGATTAATAAGCGTTGGTCACCAGCCGTCTCACCACGATCTACATCCCTGATGTTGATTTTTTGTCCGCTCATTTTTTCTTGTCTAATGGATTAGGCACAGTTATTGTGCGGATATGGCCGTTTTGCACGTTGTTTAATCATAACATGATGATTATTAGCCAATTGTGTAGGATGCGCCAGAAATTTACCTTATGGCAATATATTATTGTTATTTAATGGTTAGCCTGCAATCCATATTGGGATGTGACTTGGGACACATTATTATTGAAATCCATTTACCCCTATGGATGACGAGTAGTATGGCCCATCGCATGTTGTCAGGCTGGATTAGCCTGTTTTTACTGTTTTTATCCCCCCTCGCTTACGCACAACCCTTACAGCCTCAGGAAGGAGACTGGCGGCCTGCCGAGTTCCGTTTTCATACCGGTGAAACGCGTAACGACCTCCGCCTGCATTATTACACCTTGGGTGACCGCAGTAAGCCTGCGGTGCTGTTGCTGCACGGCACCAACCAGCCGGTGAGCGCGCTGCTGGCGGACGGATTTGGCGGTGAGCTGTTTGGGCCCGGCCAACCGTTGGATGTGGCGAAACACTTTATTATCATTCCCGAAAGTATCGGATCGGGAAAATCCTCCAAACCCTCCGACGGTTTGCGCACGCAATTCCCGCACTATAACTACGATGATATGGTGCTGGCACAATATCGGCTGGTGACGGAAGCGTTGGGTATCAAACATTTGCGTCTGGTCATGGGGTATTCCATGGGCGGTATGCACACCTGGCTGTGGGGGCAAAAATACCCGGACATGATGGATGCGCTGGTGCCGATGGCCTCACAGCCCAATGCGCTGTCAGGTCGTAACTGGATGCTGCGCCGCATGCTGATCGAATCCATCAAACGCGATCCGGCCTGGAAAAACGGCGATTATCAGACCCAACCGCCAGCATTGCAGACCGCCAATATCATGTTCAGTATCGCCACAACGGGCGGCACTCTGGCTTACCAGAGTAAAGCACCGACGCGTGAGCTGGCGGATAAGCTGGTGGATGCGCGTCTTGCGGCGCCTGTGACCAGTGATGCCAATGACTTCATCTATATCTGGAATTCCTCTGCGGACTACAACGCGATGTCCGGCCTGGAGCGCATCAAAGCCCCGATGCTGGTGATCAACGCTGCGGATGATGAGCGCAATCCGGTGGAAATTGGCTCGCTGGAACCCGCGTTGAAGACGGTCAAACAGGCCTCGCTGTTCTTGATTCCGGCCAGTGCGGAAACCAGCGGCCACGGAACCATGATGTCGGCCCGTTTCTATCGCACCGCGCTGGGTGAATTCCTGGCGAAAGCCCCTTCCCATCAATAACGGCGGTTTTTCTTCCGGGCAGGCGCATCCATGATAAATCGCCTGTCCGGCTTGCTCTTGATGACCAATCACTAGGGACGATGTATGTTTCGTAAGATAAAGATCCGCACGACGCTCAGCATCATGGTCTTATCGTTGACGGCGCTGTTGCTGTTTGTCGGGATGCTGGGGCTGTTTGCTGCCCAATCAGGGAATCACTCCTTCGCCAGAGTGGATAAAGAAGTGCTGCCCGGCCTGGTCGCATTGAATGAAAGTTCGGAATTACTGCTGCGTGCGCGTCTCGATCTGCGCTTGTATGAATCGCTGATGAGCAACGGTTCGCAGGATGCGGCAACGGTGGCATTAAAACGCGCCAAAGGGAAAATCGACGGAGCCAGTGAAAAATGGCAGGCGTATTTGACCTATCCGCAGGCGGAACAAGAGAAAGCAATTTCCGCCGAGATGGCCAGCAAGCGTGAAACCTTGATGACCTCCTTTATCACCCCGGCGCTTGCCGCGCTGGAGGCCGGAAATCTGGATGAATATCGCCAGCGCGCGGGTAAATCCACCGTGCTCTATGCCGATTTTGATGCTGCGTCCAAGAAACTGGTGCAGTTCAAACGACAGAATATCGACGACGCCTATACCGCCTCCAACGACAGCATTAATCGCATGGAGATTATGCTGACGGTGGCGATTGCGCTGGCGCTGGTATTGGCGCTGCTCTCCTGGCTGGTGATGACACATCTGGTGGTCAAGCCATTGAATCAGGCCATTGGTGTGTTCGATCGCATCGCACAAGGCGATCTGCGTGCTCGTTTTGAAATGCAGGGTAAAAATGAGATCGCGCAGCTGTTTGGCGCCGCGCAGCGTATGCGTGATGGGTTAGAGAATATGGTGCGCGTGGTGCGTAACGGTACCGACGCGATAGGGATTTGCGTAGGCGAAATTGCATCTGGCAATATCGATCTCTCCAGCCGCACCGAGCAGCAGGCGGCATCGTTGGATGAAACGGCATCGAGCATGGAGCAGATCCTCTCGACGGTCAGCAATAACGAAGATAACACGCGCAAGGCTAACGATTTGGCGCAGCAGGCCTCGGCCTCGGCGGCGCGTGGCGGCGGTGTGGTCTCTGAAGTGGTGGATACTATGCGCACCATTCAGCGCAGTTCTGCCAAGATCTCCGATATTGTTGGGGTTATCGACGGCATTGCCTTCCAAACCAACCTGCTGGCGCTCAATGCCGCCGTGGAAGCCGCACGCGCCGGAGAGCAAGGTAAAGGGTTCGCAGTGGTGGCGACCGAAGTCCGCACGCTGGCGCAGCGCAGCGCCACGGCAGCCAAAGAAATAGGCTCGATGATTGATAACTCGCTGACCAGCATTCAGCAAGGCGCTGGCCTGGTGGAAGTGGCGGGGAAAACCATGAACGAAGTGCTGGATGACGTCAGGAAAGTGGCAGACATCATGGATGAAATCATGATGGCATCCGGTGAGCAGAGCCGGGGGATTTCGCAAATCAATATCGCTATCAATCAGATGGATGGCGTGACGCAGCAGAACGCCGGGCTGGTGGCCGAGGTGGCAACTGCGGCAGGATCGCTGCAGGAGCAGGTTTCTCATTTGCAGCATGCTATCGCCAGTTTTCAACTGGATGATGGGCATGTCTCCGAGAATGGGCTGCTGCCTGCGGTACCGCCTGTGGCATTGATGCGCGTGCGTTAAT
This genomic interval carries:
- the ridA gene encoding 2-iminobutanoate/2-iminopropanoate deaminase, which encodes MSRSISTEHAPAAIGPYVQGVDLGSMIITSGQIPVNPKSGLIAEDIVAQTRQSLENVQAIVEAAGLKVADIVKTTVFVKDLQDFATVNATYEAFFTQHQAPFPARSCVEVARLPKDVKIEIEAIAVRR
- the pyrI gene encoding aspartate carbamoyltransferase regulatory subunit gives rise to the protein MTQDNKLQVEAIKRGTVIDHIPAQVGFKLLTLFKLTATDQRITIGLNLPSNHLGRKDLIKIENIFLTEQQANQLAIYAPQATVNQIDDYAVVRKLVPSLPERIDGVLTCPNSNCISRSEPVTSSFSVKQRDGDAHLKCKYCEKEFERQAVLADR
- the pyrB gene encoding aspartate carbamoyltransferase, whose product is MVNPLYQKHIISINDLTREDLELALQVAASLKAKPQPELLKHKVIASCFFEASTRTRLSFETAMHRLGASVVGFADSNNTSLGKKGETLADTISVIGHYVDAIVMRHPQEGAARLATEFSSGVPVLNAGDGANQHPTQTLLDLFTIQETQGRLNNINIAMVGDLKYGRTVHSLTQALAKFDGNRFYFIAPDALAMPDYILAMLEEKNITYSLHTSIEEVVSELDILYMTRVQKERLDPSEYINIKSQFVLRAADLETARDNLKVLHPLPRVDEITTDVDSTPYAYYFQQAGNGIFARQALLALVLNRELVL
- a CDS encoding YhcH/YjgK/YiaL family protein, whose amino-acid sequence is MITGNIHQLELVPYLPAKLREAIEYVKANITADTPLGKHDVDGNNVFVLVSNDSTEAFEQRRAEYHAKYLDIQIVLNGVEGMTFSNLPAGTPDTDWLADKDIAFLSAGEQEKTFVMQPGDFVVFFPGEVHKPLCAVGEPARVRKAVVKIDASLVL
- a CDS encoding LacI family DNA-binding transcriptional regulator, translated to MVTIQDVAKKAGVSKATVSRVLNGKNVVREDMRQRVFRAIEETGFSPNLLARQLATRKTNSMGLVITNSLYQGPFFSEMTYQAASCSEKHQRQLILADGKNSAEDERNAIGMLLALRCEAIIVYPKFLSAEALETLIEQHETPIIVINRKLPHHQNHAVYIEHYHSSQLMTHYLLEQGHRRIAFIAGLPGSPSGEQRLAGFLDTLKAAGIEHDEALLLEGDWTPESGYRAAQTLLARNLDVTCVLAANDDMAIGAAKVFLDAGMRVPQDMSLAGFDDMLIGRYFSPALTTVHVPIVAMIQDAIGRLVAASQGDAMPTPPCHHQGRLVIRESVARR
- the argF gene encoding ornithine carbamoyltransferase — protein: MNSFHQRHFLRLMDFSPAEIGALLTLSAQLKAGKKNGTEKRYLQNKNIALIFEKDSTRTRCSFEVAAYDQGARVTYLGPSGSQIGHKESMKDTARVLGRIYDGIQYRGYGQALVETLAEYAGVPVWNGLTNEFHPTQLLADLLTMQEHLPERAFSDMTLVYAGDARNNMGNTMLEAAALTGLDLRLVAPKACWPDANLVAECRAAAALTGGKITLTEDIAAGVAGADFIYTDVWVSMGEAKEVWQERIALLKPYQVNMAMLAATGNPQVKFLHCLPAFHDDHTTIGKQMAEQYGLHGGMEVTDEVFESAHSIVFDQAENRMHTIKAVMVATLGQE
- the rraB gene encoding ribonuclease E inhibitor RraB; this translates as MANRDLLDEQREETRLIIEELLDDGSDPDALYTIEHHFSAENFDALEKVAVDAFKMGYEVTDAEELEVEEGKLLMCCDAISEVALNAELIDEQVEQLIELAARHNVNYDGWGTYFEDPDGEDGEEGEEGEDDDFYDEDDDGKRH
- a CDS encoding GNAT family N-acetyltransferase, coding for MTIALSLSLRMRPITAQDNAAIAAVIRRVSAEFGLTADKGNLDNLFQLYNQPNSAYWVIEYDGEVVGGGGVAPLQEGEADVCELQKMYFLPVLRGKGLARQLALQALDFARQKGFRRCYLETTSTLTQAIALYRKLGFEHIPHAMGNTGHGDCEVTMLKQL
- a CDS encoding alpha/beta fold hydrolase, which gives rise to MAHRMLSGWISLFLLFLSPLAYAQPLQPQEGDWRPAEFRFHTGETRNDLRLHYYTLGDRSKPAVLLLHGTNQPVSALLADGFGGELFGPGQPLDVAKHFIIIPESIGSGKSSKPSDGLRTQFPHYNYDDMVLAQYRLVTEALGIKHLRLVMGYSMGGMHTWLWGQKYPDMMDALVPMASQPNALSGRNWMLRRMLIESIKRDPAWKNGDYQTQPPALQTANIMFSIATTGGTLAYQSKAPTRELADKLVDARLAAPVTSDANDFIYIWNSSADYNAMSGLERIKAPMLVINAADDERNPVEIGSLEPALKTVKQASLFLIPASAETSGHGTMMSARFYRTALGEFLAKAPSHQ
- a CDS encoding methyl-accepting chemotaxis protein → MFRKIKIRTTLSIMVLSLTALLLFVGMLGLFAAQSGNHSFARVDKEVLPGLVALNESSELLLRARLDLRLYESLMSNGSQDAATVALKRAKGKIDGASEKWQAYLTYPQAEQEKAISAEMASKRETLMTSFITPALAALEAGNLDEYRQRAGKSTVLYADFDAASKKLVQFKRQNIDDAYTASNDSINRMEIMLTVAIALALVLALLSWLVMTHLVVKPLNQAIGVFDRIAQGDLRARFEMQGKNEIAQLFGAAQRMRDGLENMVRVVRNGTDAIGICVGEIASGNIDLSSRTEQQAASLDETASSMEQILSTVSNNEDNTRKANDLAQQASASAARGGGVVSEVVDTMRTIQRSSAKISDIVGVIDGIAFQTNLLALNAAVEAARAGEQGKGFAVVATEVRTLAQRSATAAKEIGSMIDNSLTSIQQGAGLVEVAGKTMNEVLDDVRKVADIMDEIMMASGEQSRGISQINIAINQMDGVTQQNAGLVAEVATAAGSLQEQVSHLQHAIASFQLDDGHVSENGLLPAVPPVALMRVR